CTCTCTCCTTCAAGGCCTCGTACACAATCACCTCGGGGTTTAAACCTCGGAAAGCAAGGCCAAGCTTATAGACCGCATCTGCTATCACGAGCCTAGCCGGGCTCTTGTCTATCACGTATGCGAGAACACCCGCCTTGAAGAATAGGAGCGCTAGGAGCCACGAGCCTTTCCTCGATACACGGTCGGCTACCAGGTAAGCAGCCAGAGGCTGAAGGACTATCGTGAAAACCGCGAAGATAGCGAGAACGACGTGCATGCCATGCATGAGGTCTAGAAGGCTAGCGCTCACCCCAGGCTCAGCAAGGTAGAGCGAGTAAACCGGTATGACAATGTATAAGGGATTAATCACCGAGAAGTAGTATGCTATTTCTTGTCTGCGCTCCTTGCTTATCGGCAACAATCATACCCGATTATCACCCGTAAAGATGGGGACATAGCCTTTTTGCAGCATATATGGTCGCTATCTAGGCGCGACACCCGCATGACTGCAGGAGCATAGTGCTAGCACTAACATGGTATGCCAAGCCTATACGCCTTGCACCGTCTGTTTTAGAGTTAGCTTAGAGCGTCTAGCGTTGTCCAGACCCTCTAGTCTTCGCGGTACAGGTAGGTCTCGCTGCCCACCCTCCGGGCTTTTACGACGCCGGTCTCTACAAGCTCGCGGAGTGTGTCCTCGGGGTTCTCTACCCCGGCTTCACGTAGAGCCTCGACTGCCTCGCTCCACGATAGTATGTGCGTCGATACTATCTCGGCTAGGGATTCGCCTGGCTTGCTCGGGTCTATCCTTGGTGGTCTCAGGCCCCTACCTGTGAGCACCTCCACCCGGTGGCCCGATACTCTCTCGAGTATGCTTGCGAACCTGAGCACCCTCTCGGGGGCGGGTGGGTTTACCCAACGAGCCCAGCCAGGCCGGAAAGGTGTGTTCACAGCGACGCTTGTAACCCCCAACTCGCGTATAACGCTGCCGAGTCTAGCCGCGTCCTCCGGGGAGTCATTAACCCCGTCTACGAGCATAACCTCCAAGTGGAAGCTCTTGGCGGCCCTCGAGGCGAGCCACAACCCCTCCACGAACTCCTCCGCGTTGAGCGGCGCAGCGGGGTTGTGCAACACCCTCCACTTATCCTCATCAACGCTGGTTATCGTCGCCTTGATGTAGTCGGCCTCACTCACCTCGAACGCCACACCCCTATTGAACAAGCTACCATTGCTCAACACCGCGACGCGTACGCCCACCTCGCTCTTGAGGAGCTCGACTACCCTACCGATGTTCGAGGCTAGCGTCGGCTCGCCGATACCAACAAGGGTAACGTAGTCCGTGTGTACGCTCCTCACCTTCTCAAGCACCTTCTCGACTACGACCCTCTCCTCGATCCAACGTCTCCTCTCGACGACAGGCTGGGCGTAACCCAGGTAACAGTAGACACAGTTCCACGTGCACGTCTTGAAAGGCACGAGGTTGACTCCTAGGCTCCAGCCGAGCCTCCTCGAGTACACCGGGCCGAAGACGATGGGCTCGACACGCGAGCTACACGCACCCCGAGGTCTGGGGTGTACAGGGTGGGTGTACGAGAGGCTAATCGGGCTAACGCGACGCCATGCAAAACACCGAGCAATCAACGCCTATCGCGTCCTTATGGTGGTGAGGGAGGCGTGCCAGCTCCTCCCGGTAAAAGGCGTGTGGCGGTGCGTGTACCGTTCTCCCTCGCTACGTGTATAGTAGTGGTGGTTGGTACTCGTAGCCTCTGCGCATCTCGCTAAGCGCCTGCCTAGTCTGCTTCATGAGCTCCTTCATGCGCAGCCTTATCATCTCGGCCTCCTCTAGGAGCTTCTTTACGTCAACCTCTTTCCCAATCGCCTTGGAGAGCACCTGGAGCACTGCGGCTGCGGCCTCCGGGTCCGGGAAGTCC
The Pyrolobus fumarii 1A DNA segment above includes these coding regions:
- a CDS encoding radical SAM protein, encoding MPFKTCTWNCVYCYLGYAQPVVERRRWIEERVVVEKVLEKVRSVHTDYVTLVGIGEPTLASNIGRVVELLKSEVGVRVAVLSNGSLFNRGVAFEVSEADYIKATITSVDEDKWRVLHNPAAPLNAEEFVEGLWLASRAAKSFHLEVMLVDGVNDSPEDAARLGSVIRELGVTSVAVNTPFRPGWARWVNPPAPERVLRFASILERVSGHRVEVLTGRGLRPPRIDPSKPGESLAEIVSTHILSWSEAVEALREAGVENPEDTLRELVETGVVKARRVGSETYLYRED